Proteins encoded by one window of Homoserinimonas aerilata:
- a CDS encoding DUF4395 domain-containing protein gives MPHATDTAPRTGEHVDGYEVPVLDEHAVRIAAGILLAIGITALTITLASDSIRPLQMFGMFFLLDMTTRVLISDRLSLTLALGRALTRRRRRHWVGAPQKVFAWWLALGLAAISCVTMSAGMVPLPVTLGLCGVCFTVLLLEATLGWCAGCALHQRFSRQPTRHCANGACDR, from the coding sequence ATGCCTCACGCGACCGACACCGCGCCCCGCACCGGGGAACACGTCGACGGATACGAGGTGCCCGTCCTCGACGAGCACGCCGTCCGCATCGCCGCCGGCATCCTCCTCGCCATAGGCATCACCGCCCTTACCATCACGCTCGCCTCCGACAGCATCAGGCCGCTGCAGATGTTCGGCATGTTCTTCCTCCTCGACATGACGACGCGCGTACTCATCAGCGACCGGCTGTCCCTCACTCTCGCCCTCGGCCGTGCTCTGACACGCCGCCGCCGTCGGCACTGGGTGGGCGCGCCGCAGAAGGTCTTCGCCTGGTGGCTCGCCCTCGGTCTCGCTGCTATCTCGTGCGTGACGATGAGCGCTGGAATGGTCCCGCTACCCGTGACTCTCGGGCTCTGCGGAGTCTGCTTCACAGTCCTGCTCCTAGAAGCCACCCTCGGGTGGTGCGCGGGATGTGCCCTGCACCAACGCTTCAGTAGGCAGCCCACCCGCCACTGCGCCAACGGCGCCTGCGACCGCTGA
- a CDS encoding sensor histidine kinase has translation MSDADNRRVRRAALSIGLWVGVSSGVIVAIGIGVLIAVVLSTSRREGEEHGGGWFGGPAGTRDDFIVDIDVIVPAVIIIGVIGVVLLGVVAAVAARRSVRPLGEALRRQRNFVADASHELRTPLTALTSRIQVLQRRHDRGEDLGAGLTNLRRDADMMADVLNDLLIAAEGESFADGNADVATAAATAVAAMTTSEKRSEVSLAITVDQEVKAQLPEVTLVRILVALLDNAVQHSPARGTVSIRIARDARNVTVRVIDEGSGIEGISPEQVFERFARPRESGRPRSFGLGLSLVRDVARRAGGSIEVERSTASGTTFLLTLPAHP, from the coding sequence ATGAGCGACGCCGATAATCGACGCGTGCGTCGCGCAGCGCTATCCATCGGACTCTGGGTCGGAGTCTCGTCGGGTGTGATCGTCGCGATCGGCATCGGCGTGCTGATCGCGGTGGTGCTCTCAACGTCGCGCCGCGAAGGCGAGGAGCACGGCGGCGGCTGGTTCGGCGGTCCCGCCGGAACGCGGGACGACTTCATCGTCGACATCGACGTGATCGTTCCGGCCGTGATCATCATCGGAGTGATCGGCGTGGTGCTGCTCGGGGTTGTCGCCGCGGTCGCCGCTCGACGATCGGTCCGCCCGCTCGGGGAGGCGCTGCGTCGGCAGCGAAACTTCGTGGCCGACGCGAGCCACGAACTGCGTACGCCGCTGACGGCGCTGACGAGCCGTATCCAGGTGTTGCAACGCCGTCATGACCGAGGCGAGGACCTCGGAGCGGGTCTCACCAACCTCCGGCGCGATGCGGACATGATGGCCGACGTGCTCAACGACCTGCTCATCGCCGCGGAAGGAGAATCGTTCGCCGACGGGAACGCGGACGTCGCGACAGCGGCGGCGACAGCGGTCGCAGCGATGACGACGAGCGAGAAGCGCTCCGAGGTCTCGCTCGCGATCACCGTGGATCAGGAGGTGAAGGCGCAGCTGCCGGAAGTCACGCTCGTCCGCATCCTGGTCGCGCTGCTCGACAACGCCGTGCAGCACTCCCCGGCGCGAGGTACCGTCTCGATCCGCATCGCGCGGGACGCCCGCAACGTGACGGTGCGCGTCATCGACGAGGGCTCCGGGATCGAAGGCATCTCGCCCGAGCAGGTCTTCGAGCGCTTCGCGCGTCCGCGCGAGAGTGGGCGCCCTCGCAGCTTCGGTCTCGGACTCTCACTCGTGCGAGATGTCGCTCGCCGTGCCGGAGGGTCCATCGAGGTCGAACGGTCGACAGCATCCGGCACGACTTTCCTGCTCACACTGCCGGCTCATCCCTGA
- a CDS encoding FAD:protein FMN transferase, with amino-acid sequence MRTANEVTRVWVEEIMGIPMSIHLIAPGEMTDEGADRAVRACFDELRDIDRVFSTYRTDSDISRIRRGELSIADADSRVALVADACERAEEETGGLVSARWRGRFDPTGYVKGWAVEAAGRRHLEPLLAAATAVGINAGGDLQLFTAEGADWRWPVGIADPHDRGQLIAVVDVVNGAVATSGTAERGHHILDPRTGRPATGTASATIVTDGLTQADVWATAAVVAGPANRSWIAAAGSRTGIVVDADRRVTRWLGTTMVDVQTTTVGSHPIGGDALVQG; translated from the coding sequence ATGCGTACCGCGAATGAGGTGACGCGGGTCTGGGTCGAGGAGATCATGGGCATTCCGATGAGCATCCATCTGATTGCTCCGGGGGAAATGACCGACGAGGGCGCCGACCGGGCAGTGCGAGCATGCTTCGACGAACTGCGTGACATCGACCGGGTCTTCTCGACATATCGCACTGATTCCGACATCAGCCGCATCCGTCGCGGTGAACTCTCCATCGCCGACGCTGACAGCAGGGTGGCGCTGGTCGCGGATGCCTGCGAACGCGCCGAAGAGGAGACTGGCGGCCTGGTCTCCGCCCGGTGGCGGGGAAGGTTCGACCCGACGGGATACGTCAAGGGCTGGGCGGTGGAAGCTGCGGGCCGTCGGCACCTCGAGCCGCTGCTGGCTGCCGCGACCGCGGTCGGCATCAACGCCGGAGGAGACCTGCAGCTGTTCACAGCCGAGGGAGCCGACTGGCGATGGCCGGTGGGAATCGCCGACCCGCACGACCGCGGTCAGTTGATCGCGGTGGTCGACGTGGTGAACGGTGCGGTGGCGACCTCAGGGACGGCGGAGCGCGGGCATCATATCCTCGATCCGCGCACCGGTAGGCCCGCGACAGGCACCGCGTCGGCCACGATCGTGACCGACGGTCTCACGCAAGCGGACGTCTGGGCGACCGCTGCCGTGGTGGCCGGCCCGGCGAACCGCTCGTGGATCGCGGCTGCGGGGTCGCGCACCGGCATCGTCGTCGATGCTGATCGTCGCGTGACCCGCTGGCTCGGCACGACGATGGTGGACGTGCAGACGACGACGGTCGGTTCGCATCCGATCGGAGGAGACGCACTCGTTCAGGGATGA
- a CDS encoding FMN-binding protein: MKKILYTLLATVSGLVLLFSYRTSLEAVTPTDASAATAGSSLTTAETGASGSGTTSTNSGTMSGTGLADGTYTGASSQTRYGPVQVQITVSGGQITDAQAVDYPNSNGRDRQINGTAIPRLVSETIQAQSSKIQMVSGATYTSGGYLSSLQSAIDQAQS; encoded by the coding sequence ATGAAGAAGATCCTCTACACGCTGCTCGCGACCGTCAGCGGACTCGTGCTGCTGTTCAGCTACCGAACGTCTCTGGAGGCGGTCACCCCGACCGACGCCAGTGCGGCGACAGCGGGCAGTTCATTGACGACCGCCGAGACCGGCGCGAGCGGCTCGGGAACCACATCGACGAACTCGGGAACCATGTCTGGCACCGGCCTCGCCGACGGAACCTACACCGGCGCATCATCGCAGACCCGCTACGGGCCGGTGCAGGTGCAGATAACCGTCTCCGGTGGACAGATCACGGACGCACAGGCGGTCGATTACCCGAACAGCAACGGTCGGGACCGGCAGATCAACGGCACCGCGATCCCGAGGCTCGTCTCGGAGACGATCCAGGCGCAGAGCTCGAAGATCCAGATGGTGTCCGGTGCCACATACACGAGCGGTGGCTACCTCTCGTCGCTGCAGAGCGCGATCGACCAGGCGCAGAGCTGA
- a CDS encoding VIT1/CCC1 transporter family protein: MMLATHPGEPHRGDLAGRLNWLRAGVLGANDGIVSVASLVVGVAGATTDSATLLAAGVAGLVGGAISMALGEYVSVSSQRDSQRALIEKERGELADNPATELEELAGIYQAKGLSPATARLVAEELTAHDPLTAHLEAELGITENQVVSPWAAAGASALAFALGALLPLLAILLPPPEIRVPVAFAVVLLALALTGFLSARIGGNPALRPTIRVVLGGAIALVVTFAIGTLLGTSGVA, from the coding sequence ATGATGTTGGCGACGCATCCGGGTGAACCCCACCGCGGCGATCTCGCTGGGCGGCTCAACTGGCTCAGAGCCGGAGTGCTCGGCGCGAACGACGGCATCGTGTCGGTCGCGTCGCTCGTCGTCGGTGTCGCGGGGGCGACGACCGATTCCGCGACGCTGCTCGCCGCGGGTGTCGCCGGTCTCGTCGGCGGTGCGATCTCGATGGCGCTCGGGGAGTACGTGTCGGTGAGCAGCCAGCGAGACAGCCAACGGGCTCTGATCGAGAAGGAACGAGGAGAGCTGGCCGATAATCCTGCGACCGAGCTCGAGGAGCTGGCGGGCATCTATCAGGCGAAAGGTCTTAGCCCGGCGACCGCACGCCTCGTTGCGGAGGAGCTCACCGCGCACGACCCGCTGACCGCGCACCTCGAAGCGGAACTAGGCATCACGGAGAATCAGGTGGTCAGTCCGTGGGCGGCGGCGGGGGCCTCCGCACTTGCCTTCGCACTCGGAGCGCTGCTTCCGCTCTTGGCGATACTGCTCCCGCCTCCCGAGATCCGGGTGCCGGTCGCTTTCGCGGTGGTGCTGCTGGCGCTCGCGCTGACCGGATTCCTGAGCGCGAGGATCGGCGGGAACCCCGCGCTGAGGCCCACGATCAGGGTGGTGCTCGGTGGGGCGATCGCGCTGGTGGTCACGTTCGCGATCGGTACGCTGCTCGGGACGAGTGGCGTTGCCTGA
- a CDS encoding response regulator transcription factor, which translates to MVSIAEDGTTTMGDSAQGPRGSLLYVEDDAEIAALTVEVLEEVYDVEHAADGETALRLALSRRYDAMVVDRRLPGMDGVDFICAVRTAHITTPVLMLTALGTVDDRVTGLDGGANDYLVKPFDYDELLARLRALRRAFRADGVRRRLGEWVFTPDAQAAYDPSGIRVALTATESALLELLSTSPEHVFSRDEILRAVFHEGDTTSSVDTYVHYVRRKTSPDMIETVRARGYRAGTPS; encoded by the coding sequence ATGGTCTCGATCGCGGAAGACGGGACGACGACCATGGGCGACTCGGCACAGGGGCCACGCGGTTCGCTGCTCTATGTTGAAGATGATGCGGAGATCGCTGCGCTGACCGTCGAAGTGCTGGAAGAGGTGTACGACGTCGAGCATGCCGCGGACGGCGAGACCGCGCTCCGGCTCGCGCTGAGCAGGCGATACGACGCCATGGTGGTCGATCGACGCCTCCCCGGCATGGACGGCGTCGATTTCATCTGTGCCGTGCGTACCGCGCACATCACGACGCCGGTCCTGATGCTGACCGCGCTCGGCACCGTGGACGATCGTGTCACCGGTCTCGACGGCGGAGCGAACGACTACCTGGTGAAGCCGTTCGATTACGACGAGCTGCTGGCGCGCCTTCGGGCGCTGCGACGCGCGTTCAGGGCTGATGGGGTACGTCGACGCCTCGGCGAGTGGGTGTTCACGCCGGACGCCCAGGCCGCGTACGATCCATCTGGAATCCGAGTGGCGCTGACGGCGACGGAGAGCGCGCTCCTGGAGCTGTTGAGCACCAGCCCCGAGCACGTGTTCAGTCGGGACGAGATCCTCCGCGCCGTGTTCCATGAAGGAGATACGACGAGTTCGGTGGACACGTACGTGCACTATGTGCGGCGCAAGACGTCCCCCGACATGATCGAGACCGTCCGCGCACGCGGCTACCGCGCGGGAACACCGTCATGA
- a CDS encoding thioredoxin family protein, with translation MATVELTTGNFEQLTHAEGIALIDFWAEWCGPCRAFAPVFDAASDRHPDILFGKVDTEAETALASAHRITSIPTLMVVRDGVLVYRQPGALAEPQLELLIEKARELDMDDVRRQLANTATP, from the coding sequence ATGGCAACTGTTGAACTGACCACCGGGAACTTCGAACAGCTCACCCACGCCGAGGGCATCGCGCTGATCGACTTCTGGGCTGAGTGGTGTGGACCCTGCCGGGCCTTCGCCCCGGTATTCGATGCAGCATCCGACAGGCACCCCGACATCCTCTTCGGGAAGGTCGACACCGAGGCCGAGACCGCTCTGGCCTCCGCCCACCGCATCACCTCGATTCCGACCCTGATGGTCGTCCGCGACGGCGTCCTGGTCTACCGGCAGCCGGGAGCTCTTGCCGAACCGCAGCTCGAGCTGCTCATCGAGAAGGCCCGCGAACTGGACATGGACGACGTCCGCCGCCAGCTCGCCAACACCGCTACCCCCTGA
- a CDS encoding sulfite exporter TauE/SafE family protein, translating into MDTSIILAMTLAALVGVALGLLGGGGSILTFPIFSLVLGIGTRETIVSSLFVVAITSAVSAAFRVRRREVRWKVAGVFAATGLIGGIGGGMVGQLLPETVLTVLFAAIMIVTAIAMMRPRRGRAARPPTRPVVRGIRTTATGLGVGVLTGALGAGGGFLIVPALTFLGQPIAAAVGTSLLVVAVNSSAGFLTQITTVAIHWPIVLTFTALAVAGSFIGLALSHRLPAAGIRTGFGVLVLAVGLTMLATLIIQTLSA; encoded by the coding sequence GTGGACACCTCCATCATCCTCGCGATGACTCTCGCGGCCCTTGTCGGTGTCGCACTCGGGCTCCTCGGCGGCGGGGGCTCCATCCTCACTTTCCCCATCTTCTCCCTCGTCCTGGGCATCGGAACGAGGGAGACGATCGTCTCCTCTCTCTTCGTCGTCGCTATCACCAGCGCCGTCTCCGCCGCCTTCCGTGTGCGCCGACGCGAGGTGCGCTGGAAAGTCGCCGGCGTCTTCGCGGCGACCGGCTTGATCGGGGGAATCGGTGGCGGGATGGTTGGTCAGCTGCTACCAGAAACCGTGCTCACCGTTCTGTTCGCGGCGATCATGATCGTCACAGCGATCGCCATGATGCGGCCGCGACGAGGACGCGCGGCGCGCCCTCCGACGCGGCCGGTCGTCCGTGGAATCCGAACGACAGCTACGGGACTCGGCGTGGGAGTCCTCACAGGGGCACTGGGAGCAGGCGGCGGGTTCCTCATCGTCCCCGCCCTCACCTTCCTCGGCCAGCCCATCGCCGCTGCAGTGGGGACATCGCTGCTAGTCGTCGCCGTGAACTCGTCCGCCGGCTTCCTCACCCAGATCACGACCGTGGCCATCCACTGGCCCATCGTCCTCACCTTCACCGCGCTCGCCGTCGCTGGATCCTTCATCGGTCTGGCACTGTCGCATCGCCTCCCGGCTGCCGGCATCCGGACCGGGTTCGGGGTTCTGGTGCTGGCCGTGGGGCTGACCATGCTCGCCACCCTCATCATTCAGACGCTCTCCGCCTGA
- a CDS encoding metal-sensitive transcriptional regulator — MTDTLVTGDPLVHDPEAKRKVVNRLKRAQGQLAAVITAVEDDAHCRDVVQQLSAVSKALDRAGFLVISTALRECLTDPDADDVTSPAELEKLFLSLA; from the coding sequence ATGACCGACACCCTCGTCACCGGCGACCCGCTCGTCCACGACCCCGAAGCCAAGCGCAAAGTCGTCAACCGCCTCAAGCGAGCTCAGGGCCAGCTGGCGGCGGTCATTACGGCCGTCGAGGACGACGCGCACTGCCGCGACGTCGTGCAGCAGCTCTCCGCCGTCTCGAAGGCCCTCGACCGGGCCGGATTCCTCGTGATCTCGACCGCGCTGCGGGAATGCCTCACCGATCCGGACGCCGACGACGTCACCTCCCCCGCCGAGTTGGAGAAGCTCTTCCTCTCCCTGGCCTGA
- a CDS encoding rhodanese-like domain-containing protein, with product MGRLTLTTLAVITALTLTSCASTPTPQADLGPDAVIIDVRTPAERATGHLDGALLLDVTGGDLQAALPDLDPEATYLVYCRSGNRAGVAIDLMKQAGFTDLLNLGSLEDAAATTGLPVVQP from the coding sequence ATGGGCCGCCTAACCCTCACCACCCTCGCCGTCATCACCGCACTCACGCTCACCTCCTGCGCCAGCACACCCACACCACAGGCTGACCTCGGCCCCGACGCGGTCATCATCGACGTGCGCACCCCCGCCGAGCGCGCCACCGGCCACCTCGACGGCGCCCTCCTGCTCGACGTCACGGGCGGCGACCTCCAAGCTGCGCTGCCGGACCTTGACCCCGAAGCCACCTACCTCGTCTACTGCCGTTCAGGTAACCGGGCAGGAGTCGCCATCGACCTGATGAAGCAGGCCGGCTTCACCGACCTCCTCAACCTCGGCTCCCTGGAAGACGCCGCCGCCACGACAGGCCTCCCCGTCGTGCAGCCCTGA
- a CDS encoding ferredoxin reductase family protein — translation MTTLTTRPRASVPAASPEPRRAAHGRARVWRAAAITVIWATSLFVVALWIACGGVTAVLGVNAETVTTLGRLTGLVAANLLLYQVLLMARVPLFERGFGRDGITRLHRFVGFWSFWLMGAHIALLAVGYAMAAGINPLVQLWSFIWEYPGMLLATAGTLLILLVVVTSIRRARRHLRYESWHLLHLYAYLGVGLALPHQLWTGADFLSSPIATVYWWSIWALSAGSVLLFRIGMPLLRSTRRALRVAGVEADGARGVTIRVTGRDLATLGARAGQFFVWRFLDGPGWTRAHPFSLSAAPGSELTLTARVLGDGTRRLTALLPGTRVIVEGPYGEMTGERRTGTKLLMIGAGAGVAPLVSLLETEGYGPGEAMLITRESAAEDALRQEAIAHLISTRGLSYLPFIGPRSSGASSWIPATHEAWSGADLLRHLVPEPKDHDVFICGGEAWMKDLRRDLVGAGFPAHRIHSESFTI, via the coding sequence ATGACCACTCTGACGACGAGACCGCGTGCTTCCGTCCCCGCCGCTTCCCCTGAGCCACGGCGGGCAGCCCATGGCCGCGCGCGGGTCTGGCGTGCAGCGGCGATCACGGTGATCTGGGCGACCAGCCTGTTCGTCGTCGCTTTGTGGATCGCCTGTGGTGGAGTGACCGCAGTCCTGGGAGTCAACGCCGAGACCGTCACGACGCTCGGACGCCTCACCGGGTTGGTCGCGGCGAATCTGCTGCTCTATCAGGTGCTGCTGATGGCGCGCGTCCCGCTGTTCGAGCGCGGATTCGGTCGCGACGGGATCACGCGGCTGCATCGCTTCGTCGGATTCTGGTCGTTCTGGTTGATGGGCGCGCACATCGCACTGCTCGCGGTGGGCTACGCGATGGCTGCCGGCATCAACCCGCTCGTCCAGCTGTGGAGCTTCATCTGGGAATACCCCGGCATGCTCCTGGCGACTGCCGGCACTCTGCTGATCCTGCTCGTGGTCGTCACCTCGATCCGGCGTGCTCGTCGGCACCTGCGGTACGAGTCCTGGCACCTCCTGCACCTGTACGCGTACCTGGGCGTCGGGCTCGCGCTGCCGCACCAGCTGTGGACGGGCGCCGACTTCCTGTCCTCACCGATCGCGACCGTCTACTGGTGGTCGATCTGGGCGCTCTCCGCAGGATCGGTACTGCTCTTCCGCATCGGGATGCCGCTGCTGCGGTCCACTCGTCGGGCCCTGCGGGTGGCGGGGGTCGAGGCGGACGGTGCTCGGGGCGTCACCATCCGGGTCACCGGTCGCGACCTCGCGACGCTCGGTGCCAGGGCTGGTCAGTTCTTCGTCTGGCGGTTCCTCGATGGACCAGGCTGGACTCGCGCGCACCCGTTCTCGCTCTCCGCTGCGCCGGGAAGCGAGCTGACGTTGACTGCCCGTGTGCTGGGCGACGGCACGCGACGCCTCACCGCGCTGCTCCCTGGCACCAGGGTCATCGTGGAAGGACCATACGGGGAGATGACCGGTGAGCGCAGGACCGGGACGAAGCTGCTTATGATCGGCGCAGGCGCCGGGGTCGCACCGCTCGTCTCGCTGCTCGAGACGGAAGGCTACGGACCGGGAGAAGCGATGCTTATCACCCGGGAGTCCGCGGCCGAGGACGCTCTTCGGCAGGAGGCCATCGCTCACCTCATCAGTACCCGTGGCCTGAGCTACCTGCCGTTCATCGGCCCGCGATCTTCCGGCGCGTCGAGCTGGATCCCTGCCACGCACGAGGCGTGGTCGGGCGCAGATCTCCTCCGCCATCTCGTGCCGGAGCCGAAGGACCACGACGTGTTCATCTGTGGCGGTGAGGCCTGGATGAAAGACCTCAGGCGCGACCTGGTTGGCGCCGGGTTCCCCGCCCATCGCATCCATTCCGAATCGTTCACGATCTGA
- a CDS encoding MBL fold metallo-hydrolase, whose protein sequence is MLLERLYDDDLAHASYIIGCQRTGEAIVVDPRRDIQVYLDLAAKNSMTITAVTETHIHADYLSGTRELAARTGATMYVSGEGGPDWQYGVGFQDATRIMHGHRITVGNITVEAVHTPGHTPEHLSFLVIDGATTSEPGYVLTGDFVFVGDVGRPDLLDEAAGGIDTRFDGARDLFASLRDHFLTLPDYVQVLPAHGSGSACGKALGAVPSSTVGYERRFAWWAPYLEAGDEQGFIDTLLNDQPDAHAYFARMKRQNRVGPAVLGELPPLLERSVFDLDADIDADRVIMVDTRHHSLVHEGTVQGALNVPGVAKAASYGAWVYDPDTETRPLVLIIDSGDAAARFRDHLLRVGIDQVDGFITTLDGLPTVQPKTIAPTDLDQVDAALLLDVRNRTEYNAGHIPGAAQLSGGRALWHTDELPAGKILTYCQSGVRNSVAASALRRAGLDVIEIEGSYNAWLAATPSRPTAA, encoded by the coding sequence ATGCTCCTCGAACGCCTCTACGACGACGACCTCGCCCACGCCAGCTACATCATCGGCTGCCAGCGCACCGGTGAAGCGATCGTCGTCGACCCGCGCCGCGACATCCAGGTCTACCTCGACCTCGCCGCGAAGAACAGCATGACCATCACCGCGGTCACCGAGACCCACATCCACGCCGACTACCTCTCCGGCACCCGCGAGCTCGCAGCCCGTACCGGGGCGACGATGTATGTCTCCGGCGAGGGCGGCCCGGACTGGCAGTACGGTGTCGGGTTCCAAGACGCCACCCGGATAATGCACGGTCACCGCATCACGGTCGGCAACATCACGGTCGAGGCGGTCCACACTCCCGGGCACACCCCCGAGCACCTGTCCTTCCTCGTCATCGACGGCGCCACGACCTCCGAGCCGGGCTATGTCCTCACCGGTGACTTCGTGTTCGTCGGGGACGTCGGACGCCCGGACCTGCTGGACGAGGCCGCAGGCGGCATCGACACCCGCTTCGACGGCGCACGGGATCTATTCGCGAGCCTCCGCGACCACTTCCTCACCCTGCCCGACTACGTGCAGGTGCTCCCCGCGCACGGGTCGGGGTCCGCCTGCGGCAAGGCGCTCGGCGCCGTCCCAAGCTCGACAGTCGGATACGAGCGGCGTTTCGCCTGGTGGGCTCCCTACCTCGAGGCCGGCGATGAGCAGGGATTCATCGACACGCTGTTGAACGATCAGCCCGACGCACACGCCTACTTCGCACGAATGAAGCGGCAGAACCGCGTCGGACCGGCCGTGCTGGGCGAACTTCCTCCGCTCCTCGAGCGCAGCGTCTTCGATCTTGACGCCGACATCGACGCCGACCGGGTCATCATGGTCGACACCCGCCACCACTCCCTCGTGCACGAGGGCACTGTTCAGGGCGCGCTGAACGTGCCCGGAGTCGCGAAAGCAGCCAGCTACGGCGCCTGGGTCTACGACCCCGACACCGAGACGCGGCCGCTCGTCCTCATCATCGACTCGGGGGACGCCGCGGCCCGGTTCCGGGATCATCTGCTGCGGGTCGGCATCGATCAGGTCGACGGGTTCATCACCACACTCGATGGCCTCCCCACGGTGCAGCCCAAGACGATCGCCCCCACCGACCTGGACCAGGTCGACGCGGCGCTCCTCCTCGACGTGCGAAACCGTACCGAGTACAACGCCGGGCACATCCCCGGCGCCGCGCAGCTCTCCGGTGGTCGGGCCCTCTGGCACACCGACGAACTGCCCGCCGGCAAGATCCTCACCTACTGCCAGAGCGGCGTCCGCAACAGCGTCGCCGCCAGCGCCCTGCGCCGGGCCGGCCTCGACGTCATCGAGATCGAAGGCAGCTACAACGCCTGGCTCGCCGCGACGCCGTCTCGGCCGACGGCCGCCTGA
- the lgt gene encoding prolipoprotein diacylglyceryl transferase yields the protein MLLTSLPSPPPSWAQFTLGPLTIHTYALCIIAGIIAAVIITQRRLSARGAEDGVVVDIVIWAVPIGIIGARFYHVFTHVGDYFYPGANLGNIFAIWDGGNALYGSLLGGAVGAYIGCRRTGIRLWSFADALAPAMLIAQSMGRIGNYFNHELFGLPTTLPWGLEILPTDTMFPDGLPAGTLFHPLFLYEIIWNLIGVAIILLLERRYRFRWGRTFALYMIWYGLGRSWLEAIRIDPTSDALFGIPANVWASVVVVALGIALFVVQGRRHPEPEPSVYQEGRAPAVEHQPSSADES from the coding sequence GTGCTTTTGACGAGTCTTCCCAGCCCCCCACCGTCGTGGGCACAGTTCACCCTCGGGCCGCTCACAATCCACACCTACGCGCTGTGCATCATCGCCGGGATCATCGCCGCCGTGATCATCACCCAACGACGCCTGTCGGCACGAGGCGCGGAGGACGGCGTGGTTGTCGACATCGTCATCTGGGCTGTCCCGATCGGCATCATCGGAGCCCGGTTCTATCACGTGTTCACCCACGTCGGGGACTACTTCTATCCGGGCGCGAACCTCGGGAACATCTTCGCCATCTGGGACGGCGGCAACGCCCTCTACGGGTCCCTCCTGGGCGGCGCTGTCGGTGCGTACATCGGCTGCCGACGAACCGGTATCCGGCTGTGGTCCTTCGCCGACGCTCTCGCGCCCGCGATGCTCATCGCGCAGTCCATGGGTCGGATCGGCAACTACTTCAACCACGAACTCTTCGGGCTGCCCACCACGCTGCCGTGGGGGCTCGAGATCCTGCCGACGGACACCATGTTCCCGGACGGCCTCCCGGCCGGAACGCTGTTCCACCCGCTGTTCCTGTACGAGATCATCTGGAACCTGATCGGCGTGGCGATCATCCTCCTCCTCGAGCGCAGATACCGGTTCCGGTGGGGACGAACCTTCGCCCTCTATATGATCTGGTACGGCCTCGGACGCAGCTGGCTCGAGGCCATCAGGATCGACCCCACCAGCGACGCCCTGTTCGGCATCCCCGCGAACGTCTGGGCATCCGTCGTCGTCGTCGCCCTCGGCATCGCGCTATTCGTCGTCCAGGGGCGACGACACCCCGAACCCGAACCCTCCGTGTACCAAGAAGGACGCGCGCCAGCGGTGGAACATCAGCCCAGCAGCGCAGACGAGAGCTGA